The proteins below are encoded in one region of Holophagaceae bacterium:
- the nuoL gene encoding NADH-quinone oxidoreductase subunit L gives MSIEQAASHMIGATSAASTGSGILWLIPFLPFFGFLINGLTGRRLKNTKVVDAIALGSVGISFLLTVYFFFQLLALPENSRSIHQNLWTWFDLGGARVLGGLSTTTVQWAYKFDALSAAMAILVTGAGFLIHLFSTGYMAEERNDGRYYRFMAYMNLFVFSMLNLVLGANILMMFLGWEGVGLCSYLLIGFYFDRDYAAAAGKKAFVTNRVGDFGFMIGFFLLIMLFGNLDFDTMMGMVRGISGMPSITLFGHTAAPTFWFNLIGCCLFVGAIGKSAQIPLYVWLPDAMAGPTPVSALIHAATMVTSGLYMITRLNFIYVLAPGALSLVLFVGALTALFAATMGLAQYDIKKVLAYSTVSQLGFMFMGLGAGAFSAGMFHVFTHAAFKACLFLGSGSVIAACHHEQDMRNMGGLRKYMPWTFASMGLATLAIAGVPPFSGFFSKDEILWKVFEHGWNGQGWFYYLCWGLGMLAAFCTAFYMVRLMAMTFFGEFRGAGNDPFGLTVPSEAHHGGDDDAHGAHGHAAHGDALADAHTNPGLHVHAADDLTDHGHAGQAHGPSEVPWNMWVPVFIFAVLAVVLGFLNLPPSLKGSEHFSKWLEPLLYQAAAAHGGHHAAESIEYWLMGFAIVWALSAMGLAWWMYISDPSWSRAKAFVARFPQLFEWVNAKYYVDEFYDAMVINPIKQLSAQLWSLDNWVIDGMVNGAARFTVMLASASDWFDAKVVDGLVNAVAWGLQQGSMGFKALQSGRVQNYAFVMMLGFLAFAFWKFLA, from the coding sequence ATGAGCATTGAACAAGCAGCGAGCCACATGATAGGAGCCACAAGCGCCGCCAGCACCGGCAGCGGCATCCTCTGGCTCATTCCCTTCCTGCCGTTCTTCGGCTTCCTGATCAACGGCCTCACGGGCCGGCGGCTCAAGAACACCAAGGTGGTGGACGCCATCGCGCTGGGTTCGGTGGGGATCTCCTTCCTGCTCACGGTCTATTTCTTTTTCCAATTGCTGGCGCTGCCGGAGAATTCCCGCTCCATCCACCAGAATCTCTGGACTTGGTTCGATCTAGGCGGAGCCAGGGTTTTGGGCGGCCTGAGCACAACGACAGTCCAGTGGGCCTACAAGTTCGACGCGCTGAGCGCGGCCATGGCGATCCTGGTGACCGGAGCCGGCTTCCTGATCCACCTGTTCAGCACGGGCTACATGGCCGAAGAGCGCAATGACGGCCGCTACTACCGTTTCATGGCCTACATGAACCTGTTCGTGTTCTCCATGCTCAACCTGGTGCTCGGCGCCAACATCCTGATGATGTTCCTGGGCTGGGAAGGCGTGGGCCTCTGCTCCTACCTGCTCATCGGCTTCTACTTCGACCGGGACTATGCGGCGGCCGCCGGCAAGAAGGCCTTCGTCACCAACCGCGTGGGCGATTTCGGATTCATGATCGGCTTCTTCCTGCTGATCATGCTGTTCGGAAACCTGGACTTCGACACCATGATGGGCATGGTGCGGGGCATCAGCGGGATGCCGTCCATCACCCTCTTCGGCCACACGGCGGCGCCCACCTTCTGGTTCAACCTCATCGGCTGCTGCCTGTTCGTGGGCGCCATCGGCAAATCGGCCCAGATTCCGCTCTATGTCTGGCTGCCGGACGCCATGGCCGGCCCGACCCCGGTGAGCGCGCTGATCCACGCCGCCACCATGGTGACTTCGGGCCTCTACATGATCACGCGGCTGAATTTCATCTATGTGCTGGCGCCCGGCGCCCTTTCCCTGGTCCTGTTCGTGGGAGCCCTCACGGCTCTGTTTGCCGCCACCATGGGCCTGGCCCAATACGACATCAAGAAGGTGCTCGCCTATTCCACCGTCTCCCAGCTCGGCTTCATGTTCATGGGCCTGGGCGCGGGGGCCTTCTCGGCGGGCATGTTCCATGTCTTCACCCACGCGGCCTTCAAGGCCTGCCTGTTCCTCGGTTCGGGTTCCGTCATCGCCGCCTGCCACCACGAGCAGGACATGCGGAACATGGGCGGCCTGCGCAAGTACATGCCCTGGACCTTCGCCAGCATGGGCCTTGCCACCTTGGCGATCGCGGGCGTGCCGCCCTTCTCGGGGTTCTTCTCCAAGGATGAGATCCTGTGGAAGGTGTTCGAACACGGCTGGAACGGCCAGGGCTGGTTCTATTACCTGTGCTGGGGCCTCGGCATGCTGGCGGCCTTCTGCACGGCCTTCTACATGGTGCGGCTCATGGCCATGACCTTCTTCGGCGAGTTCCGCGGCGCCGGGAACGACCCCTTCGGCCTGACGGTGCCCAGCGAGGCCCATCACGGGGGCGACGATGATGCCCATGGCGCCCACGGCCACGCGGCCCATGGCGATGCCCTGGCCGATGCCCACACCAATCCGGGGCTCCATGTGCACGCCGCGGACGATCTCACCGACCATGGCCACGCCGGCCAAGCCCACGGACCTTCGGAAGTGCCCTGGAACATGTGGGTGCCGGTCTTCATCTTCGCCGTCCTGGCGGTGGTGCTGGGCTTCCTGAACCTGCCGCCGAGCCTGAAGGGAAGCGAGCACTTCTCCAAGTGGCTGGAGCCCCTGCTGTACCAGGCGGCTGCGGCGCACGGCGGGCACCACGCCGCGGAATCCATCGAATACTGGCTCATGGGCTTCGCCATCGTCTGGGCGTTGAGCGCCATGGGCCTGGCCTGGTGGATGTACATCTCGGATCCGAGCTGGTCCCGGGCCAAGGCCTTCGTCGCGCGGTTCCCGCAATTGTTCGAGTGGGTCAACGCCAAGTACTACGTGGATGAGTTCTACGACGCGATGGTCATCAATCCCATCAAGCAGCTCTCGGCCCAGCTCTGGAGCCTCGACAACTGGGTGATCGATGGCATGGTGAACGGCGCCGCCCGTTTCACGGTGATGCTCGCCAGCGCCAGCGACTGGTTCGACGCCAAGGTGGTGGACGGCCTGGTGAACGCCGTGGCCTGGGGCCTGCAGCAAGGATCCATGGGCTTCAAGGCCCTGCAGAGCGGCCGGGTCCAGAACTACGCCTTCGTGATGATGCTCGGTTTCCTGGCCTTCGCCTTCTGGAAGTTCCTCGCCTGA
- a CDS encoding NADH-quinone oxidoreductase subunit M gives MSSSTLLMLLATFLPLLGGLALLFVPDEKREVFQKATVAIMAASFLVSVPLWFQYDRGSDAVQFAYACDWMPSLGVKFSVGMDGISLLLWLLTTFTGPIAALCSWGNIEERWKEYYIWLLVLQTSMLGVFITQDMFLFYIFWEVMLVPMYFLIAIWGGPQKLYAAIKLFLYTLSGSVLMLVAIFAIYFLQAKTQGGLDAAGQWKPLYDFSIESFQKMAPVIAQQTKTFQVLLAMAFFLAFAIKVPMFPFHTWLPDAHVQAPTAGSVILAGILLKMGTYGFVRFLLPIVPDGTKELMPWFLALALIGVIYGALVAMIQKDMKKLVAYSSVSHLGLCMLGIFALNPWGLKGAMFQMLNHGVSTPGLFLAVGIVYERRHTRMIADYGGLSKTMPIYATIFMLMTMSSIGLPLLNGFIGEATILMGTFQTWPWVAVLATSGIILGAAYMLWMFQRVMFGPIAEVNTKMADLNFREIAYFTPLIIVAVWIGLYPKPFMDIMDKPVAKLVQQVQPDFYKAEALAAKQAEAAKVGMRAMEAPEAKEHEAAPAGHGATPEATTAKPGEAAHAAPGGGH, from the coding sequence ATGAGCAGTTCCACCCTACTAATGCTTCTAGCAACCTTCCTGCCCCTGCTGGGGGGATTGGCCCTGCTCTTCGTGCCGGACGAGAAGCGGGAGGTCTTCCAGAAGGCCACGGTGGCCATCATGGCCGCCAGCTTCCTGGTGAGCGTGCCGCTCTGGTTCCAGTACGACCGGGGCAGCGACGCCGTGCAGTTCGCGTACGCCTGCGACTGGATGCCGAGCCTCGGCGTCAAGTTCAGCGTCGGGATGGACGGCATCTCCCTGCTCCTCTGGCTCCTGACCACGTTCACCGGGCCCATCGCGGCGCTGTGTTCCTGGGGCAACATCGAGGAACGCTGGAAGGAGTACTACATCTGGCTGCTGGTGCTCCAGACCTCCATGCTCGGCGTCTTCATCACCCAGGACATGTTCCTGTTCTACATCTTCTGGGAAGTGATGCTGGTGCCCATGTACTTCCTCATCGCCATCTGGGGCGGCCCGCAAAAACTCTACGCGGCGATCAAGCTGTTCCTCTATACGCTGTCGGGTTCGGTGCTGATGCTCGTGGCGATCTTCGCCATCTACTTCCTGCAGGCCAAGACCCAGGGAGGCCTGGATGCGGCCGGCCAATGGAAGCCGCTCTACGACTTCAGCATCGAGAGCTTCCAGAAAATGGCGCCGGTGATCGCCCAGCAGACCAAGACCTTCCAGGTCCTGCTGGCCATGGCCTTCTTCCTGGCCTTCGCCATCAAGGTGCCGATGTTCCCGTTCCACACATGGCTGCCGGACGCCCACGTGCAGGCGCCCACGGCGGGTTCCGTGATCCTGGCGGGCATCCTGCTGAAGATGGGCACCTACGGTTTCGTGCGCTTCCTGCTGCCCATCGTGCCGGACGGGACCAAGGAATTGATGCCCTGGTTCCTGGCCCTGGCGCTCATCGGCGTCATCTACGGCGCCCTGGTGGCCATGATCCAGAAGGACATGAAGAAGCTGGTCGCCTATTCCTCCGTCAGCCACCTGGGGCTCTGCATGCTGGGCATCTTCGCCTTGAATCCCTGGGGCCTGAAGGGCGCGATGTTCCAGATGCTGAACCACGGCGTTTCGACGCCGGGACTGTTCCTCGCGGTGGGCATCGTCTACGAGCGCCGCCACACCCGCATGATCGCGGATTACGGCGGGCTTTCGAAGACCATGCCCATCTACGCGACCATCTTCATGCTCATGACCATGAGCAGCATCGGGCTCCCGCTGCTGAACGGCTTCATCGGCGAGGCGACCATCCTGATGGGCACCTTCCAGACCTGGCCCTGGGTGGCGGTGCTGGCCACCTCCGGCATCATCCTGGGCGCCGCCTACATGCTCTGGATGTTCCAGCGCGTGATGTTCGGACCCATCGCCGAGGTGAACACCAAGATGGCGGACTTGAATTTCCGGGAGATCGCCTATTTCACGCCCCTGATCATCGTGGCCGTGTGGATCGGGCTCTATCCCAAACCCTTCATGGACATCATGGACAAGCCCGTCGCCAAACTCGTGCAGCAGGTGCAGCCGGACTTCTACAAGGCCGAAGCCCTCGCGGCCAAGCAGGCCGAAGCCGCCAAGGTGGGGATGCGCGCGATGGAAGCGCCGGAGGCCAAGGAGCATGAAGCCGCTCCCGCCGGACATGGCGCCACGCCCGAAGCAACCACCGCCAAGCCCGGCGAAGCGGCGCATGCGGCGCCCGGCGGAGGCCACTGA
- a CDS encoding NADH-quinone oxidoreductase subunit N: protein MPAPSFATGLWANLSQDIHYIWPHILLMLSGLLMLWPLDTWLLPWTKAEKHKWAIPTMAILLVSLLLAIYTPNGLGFSAMYKVDGLAKGFQVLCILASIFAVMLSQKVLGDLVEHTAEYYALILFATSGMLFMCGAVDLVTIYFSIELMALCIYILVAYLRNQERGIEAGMKYFLLGAFSSGILLYGISLLFAAAGGVTTNLTELNQKLAVVSQDKSLLVYSGALMVLVGLCFKVAAVPFHMWSPDVYDGSPTPVTAWLATAPKAASLAVFLRIFGTGFHSISYDWEAPLMAICAASMILGNVAAIRQQGMKRLLAYSSIAHVGYMLLGVLCKDAQAGAQAVWLYMLLYLFMNTGAFAVVIYLQGKNEGERIEDFSGMGKRHPVLAFSMLVFLLSLAGIPPFIGFFGKFYIFLLAVQQGYTTLVVIALLTSAVSAFYYLEVVKHMYFKEPVEGEAAPMDSYSRFLIGATCAIVLVGTAFGPQLLRWTDDIRWFEKEAPAAVMVFPNK from the coding sequence ATGCCAGCGCCTTCCTTCGCGACGGGGCTATGGGCAAACCTCAGCCAGGACATCCACTACATCTGGCCCCATATCCTTCTGATGCTCTCGGGGCTGCTGATGCTGTGGCCCCTGGACACCTGGCTGCTGCCATGGACCAAAGCGGAAAAGCACAAGTGGGCCATCCCGACCATGGCGATCCTCCTGGTTTCGCTCCTGCTGGCCATCTACACCCCCAACGGGCTCGGCTTCTCCGCCATGTACAAGGTCGATGGCCTGGCCAAAGGCTTCCAGGTGCTCTGCATCCTGGCCTCGATCTTCGCGGTGATGCTCAGCCAGAAGGTGCTGGGCGACCTCGTGGAGCACACGGCGGAATACTACGCGCTGATCCTGTTCGCCACCAGCGGCATGCTCTTCATGTGCGGGGCCGTGGACCTGGTGACCATCTACTTCTCCATCGAGCTTATGGCGCTCTGCATCTACATCCTCGTGGCCTACCTGCGCAACCAGGAGCGCGGCATCGAGGCCGGCATGAAGTACTTCCTGCTGGGCGCGTTCTCCAGCGGCATCCTGCTTTACGGCATCTCGCTGCTCTTCGCCGCGGCTGGAGGCGTCACCACCAACCTGACGGAACTGAACCAGAAGCTGGCCGTGGTCTCCCAGGACAAGAGCCTGCTGGTCTATTCCGGCGCCCTGATGGTGCTGGTGGGCCTCTGCTTCAAGGTCGCGGCGGTGCCCTTCCACATGTGGTCGCCGGACGTCTACGACGGATCCCCGACGCCCGTGACGGCCTGGCTGGCGACCGCGCCCAAGGCCGCGTCCCTGGCCGTGTTCCTGCGGATCTTCGGCACGGGCTTCCACAGCATTTCCTATGATTGGGAAGCTCCGCTGATGGCCATCTGCGCCGCCAGCATGATCCTGGGCAATGTGGCGGCCATCCGGCAGCAGGGCATGAAGCGGCTGCTGGCCTATTCCTCCATCGCCCATGTGGGCTACATGCTGCTGGGGGTCCTGTGCAAGGACGCCCAGGCCGGGGCCCAGGCGGTCTGGCTCTACATGCTGCTGTACCTCTTCATGAACACCGGGGCCTTCGCGGTGGTCATCTACCTTCAGGGCAAGAACGAAGGCGAGCGCATCGAGGATTTCAGCGGCATGGGCAAGCGCCATCCGGTGCTCGCCTTTTCCATGCTCGTCTTCCTGTTGAGCCTGGCGGGCATCCCGCCCTTCATCGGGTTTTTCGGGAAGTTCTACATCTTCCTGCTGGCTGTCCAGCAGGGCTACACCACCCTGGTGGTGATCGCGCTGCTCACCTCCGCCGTCAGCGCCTTTTACTACCTGGAAGTGGTCAAGCACATGTACTTCAAGGAACCCGTGGAAGGCGAGGCGGCGCCCATGGACTCCTATTCCAGGTTCCTCATCGGCGCTACCTGCGCCATCGTGCTCGTCGGAACGGCCTTCGGCCCCCAGTTGCTGAGGTGGACCGACGACATCCGCTGGTTCGAGAAGGAAGCGCCCGCCGCTGTGATGGTGTTTCCGAACAAATAA
- a CDS encoding AtpZ/AtpI family protein — protein MPRLKPAGTPGERALWGDLISLGMVFPIAICLGYFIGRWVGGYFGHAYGGGLWGLAWGIATGFYELYKVSVRLSKTKPPAAEPPKDDEDRHEP, from the coding sequence ATGCCAAGGCTCAAGCCCGCAGGCACTCCCGGGGAACGCGCCCTGTGGGGGGATCTCATTTCCCTGGGCATGGTCTTCCCCATCGCCATCTGCCTGGGCTATTTCATCGGCCGCTGGGTGGGCGGGTATTTCGGCCACGCCTACGGAGGCGGCCTCTGGGGCCTCGCCTGGGGCATCGCCACGGGCTTCTACGAGCTCTACAAGGTGAGCGTGAGGCTGTCGAAAACCAAGCCGCCCGCCGCCGAGCCACCCAAGGACGACGAGGACCGCCATGAACCCTGA
- the atpB gene encoding F0F1 ATP synthase subunit A — translation MEHHASELAKFLTSVLGLSRHAWGSFMDGAPMSFIERYDYLLNAILAAITTMIIVSVVKKNRIPGPMQQVLEFVTTGLRSLVSDNIHHHPDNYLPFIGTLALFVFLNNFFGLIPGLSPGTANWNVTLALALLVFAYYNFHGMKEKGFFKYWAHFAGPIWWLAPLMFPLEILGLLSRNLSHSLRLFGNIAGEHIVAGIFFGLLPILLPVPLMVMGLFFGLIQAFVFTMLATIYLSGAVAHDH, via the coding sequence ATGGAACACCACGCATCAGAACTCGCCAAATTCCTGACCAGCGTGCTGGGGTTGTCCCGCCATGCCTGGGGATCCTTCATGGACGGCGCGCCCATGTCGTTCATCGAGCGCTATGACTACCTGCTGAACGCCATCCTGGCGGCCATCACCACCATGATCATCGTGTCCGTGGTGAAGAAGAACCGCATTCCCGGACCCATGCAGCAGGTGCTGGAGTTCGTGACCACCGGGCTCCGCAGCCTCGTGTCGGACAACATCCACCACCACCCGGACAATTACCTGCCCTTCATCGGAACCCTGGCGCTCTTCGTGTTCCTGAACAATTTCTTCGGCCTGATCCCCGGCCTGAGCCCCGGCACGGCCAACTGGAACGTGACCCTGGCCCTGGCCCTGCTGGTGTTCGCCTACTACAACTTCCACGGCATGAAGGAGAAGGGCTTCTTCAAGTACTGGGCGCATTTCGCCGGCCCCATCTGGTGGCTGGCTCCCCTGATGTTCCCGCTGGAGATCCTGGGCCTTCTTTCCCGCAATCTGAGCCACTCCCTGCGGCTTTTCGGCAACATCGCCGGCGAGCACATCGTGGCGGGAATCTTCTTCGGCCTGCTGCCCATCCTGTTGCCGGTGCCCTTGATGGTCATGGGTCTTTTCTTCGGCCTCATCCAGGCTTTCGTGTTCACGATGCTGGCGACCATCTACCTTTCGGGCGCCGTGGCCCACGACCATTAA
- the atpE gene encoding ATP synthase F0 subunit C: MKKFLTTAFLFTLATMAFAQAAGPVAAESWTSGRFLAHLSLAIAAAGCGLGQGKAVSAACEGIARNPQAAGDIRTTMIIGLALIEALVIYALVAAFAIK; this comes from the coding sequence ATGAAGAAGTTCCTCACCACCGCCTTCCTCTTCACGCTAGCGACCATGGCGTTCGCCCAGGCCGCGGGTCCCGTGGCCGCTGAGTCCTGGACCTCGGGCCGGTTCCTGGCCCACCTTTCCCTCGCCATCGCGGCCGCAGGTTGCGGACTGGGCCAGGGCAAGGCCGTGTCCGCCGCCTGCGAAGGCATCGCCCGCAATCCCCAGGCCGCCGGCGACATCCGCACCACGATGATCATCGGCCTGGCCCTCATCGAGGCGCTGGTGATCTACGCCCTGGTGGCCGCGTTCGCCATCAAGTAA
- a CDS encoding TIGR04552 family protein, with product MARVSFFPLPPEATRVILGGESSIDMAGLNLPDHRSARGFARNYGYDLDNPAQRAHVVQVYGNAMEFLGGTILEGELAAIPLEIRELRDPEDLLVWASRRPQDPLSHWACVVLRVMHTLFHIDHNVNLRNLKDIQAQVFEPYDRFLVALDDGTWALRGDYEVPLVAAERKQNKDRTSMLLKMLHKPENVAETIYDQIGMRFVAQDRLGVLLVIRFLLDHHVIMPTHIKPSRSRNLLVDMEALQAWTAGLPEGYAIPAVGSPERDAICARLTPQTRAEGGNPFTSRDYKAVQITVRTLIRLPNPAVAVLEKISKSLAPGDATRVKIPQLIQEQEEFTFFFAHEVQVMEPSGFQSARSGPASHGEYKQRQRDAVRKRVLRGIKLEEAPC from the coding sequence ATGGCCCGCGTTTCGTTCTTTCCACTTCCGCCGGAAGCCACCCGTGTGATCCTTGGGGGCGAGTCCTCCATCGACATGGCCGGCCTGAACCTTCCTGACCACCGCTCGGCTCGGGGGTTTGCCAGGAATTATGGCTATGACCTGGACAATCCCGCCCAGAGGGCCCATGTGGTCCAGGTCTACGGGAATGCCATGGAGTTCCTGGGGGGAACGATCCTCGAAGGGGAACTGGCGGCCATTCCCTTGGAGATCCGGGAGCTGAGGGATCCAGAGGACCTCCTGGTCTGGGCCTCGCGGCGCCCCCAGGACCCGCTTTCCCATTGGGCCTGCGTCGTGCTCAGGGTGATGCACACGCTCTTCCACATCGACCACAATGTGAACTTGCGGAATCTCAAGGACATCCAGGCCCAGGTCTTCGAACCCTACGACCGTTTCCTGGTGGCGCTGGACGACGGAACCTGGGCGCTGCGCGGCGACTACGAGGTGCCGCTGGTGGCGGCGGAGCGCAAGCAGAACAAGGACCGGACCTCCATGCTTCTGAAAATGCTCCACAAGCCTGAAAACGTGGCGGAGACCATCTACGACCAGATCGGAATGCGCTTTGTGGCCCAGGACCGGCTGGGGGTCCTGCTGGTGATCCGGTTTCTGCTGGACCACCATGTGATCATGCCGACCCATATCAAGCCTTCCCGAAGCCGGAACCTGCTGGTGGACATGGAGGCGCTCCAGGCCTGGACGGCCGGATTGCCCGAAGGATATGCCATTCCGGCCGTGGGAAGCCCCGAACGGGACGCCATTTGCGCCCGGCTGACGCCCCAAACCCGGGCGGAGGGCGGCAATCCCTTCACGAGCCGGGATTACAAAGCGGTGCAGATCACCGTCAGGACCTTGATCCGCCTGCCCAATCCTGCGGTGGCGGTCCTGGAGAAGATTTCAAAGAGCCTTGCACCCGGCGATGCCACCCGCGTTAAGATTCCTCAGTTGATCCAAGAGCAGGAAGAGTTTACGTTTTTCTTCGCACACGAAGTCCAAGTCATGGAACCATCCGGGTTTCAAAGCGCGCGGTCGGGACCCGCCTCCCACGGCGAATACAAACAGCGCCAGCGCGATGCAGTTCGAAAACGAGTACTGAGAGGAATCAAATTGGAGGAAGCGCCATGTTGA
- a CDS encoding STAS domain-containing protein, with protein MLNIQARQEGNAAIVTIQGKVNFEVTAQLRDVIRDTVAQQQPKLLVINLEGVSFIDSSGLGLLVAARNSVDKSSGKLHLCGLPAQVKKTFDQTNLTNYFSIFTTEQDALRGA; from the coding sequence ATGTTGAACATCCAGGCCCGCCAAGAGGGTAACGCCGCGATCGTGACCATCCAGGGCAAGGTGAACTTCGAGGTGACGGCCCAGTTGCGGGACGTGATCCGGGACACGGTGGCGCAGCAGCAGCCCAAGCTCCTGGTCATCAACCTGGAAGGAGTGAGCTTCATTGATTCCTCCGGGCTCGGCCTCCTGGTGGCCGCGCGCAACAGCGTGGACAAGAGCAGCGGCAAGCTCCACCTCTGCGGCCTTCCGGCCCAGGTCAAGAAGACCTTCGACCAGACCAATCTCACCAACTACTTTTCGATCTTCACGACCGAGCAGGACGCCTTGAGAGGCGCATGA
- a CDS encoding fused response regulator/phosphatase: MSKGVVLVVDDEPPIRDILSFYLKRSDYQVLVAENGVRGLEEMGKLQPDLIISDLRMPEMAGDDFCRQVKSNAATKDIYFMLVSALDGSMSKIGGLNIGADDMISKPFHAQEVMAKVDSAFRIIAMQNEIKRQNVVLREFQDRVNGEMELAARLQMGLLPVLPGVAPGIQYTHRYLPAEGIGGDIYAIAPLPDGSTAMMIADVSGHGVTAALISSMVKTSFESHLRLSLDPHAWAVGMNQDLSRNTLAEQFATAFLAHLDPATGEMAYVVAGHPAPFRIPAGGAGKPEQLTGKGFMLGIDADLPFSSQRASFHAGDRLVMFTDGLEEVEREDRTYLGEEGLMGFCSDLPADAEEAAMRLITQVESFNGPAAFSDDVTLVVVDRVD; the protein is encoded by the coding sequence ATGAGCAAGGGCGTGGTGCTGGTGGTGGATGACGAGCCTCCCATCCGGGACATCCTGAGCTTCTACCTGAAACGATCGGACTACCAGGTGCTCGTTGCGGAGAATGGCGTCCGCGGGCTGGAGGAGATGGGCAAGCTCCAGCCGGACCTCATCATCTCGGATCTGCGGATGCCCGAAATGGCGGGGGACGATTTCTGCCGCCAGGTGAAATCCAACGCGGCCACCAAGGACATCTATTTCATGCTGGTCTCGGCCCTGGACGGCAGCATGAGCAAGATCGGCGGCCTGAACATCGGCGCCGACGACATGATCTCGAAGCCCTTCCACGCGCAGGAAGTGATGGCGAAGGTGGACAGCGCCTTCCGCATCATCGCCATGCAGAATGAGATCAAGCGCCAGAACGTGGTGCTGCGGGAATTCCAGGACCGGGTGAACGGGGAGATGGAGCTGGCGGCCCGCCTGCAGATGGGCCTGCTGCCGGTGCTCCCCGGCGTGGCGCCGGGCATCCAATACACCCACCGCTACCTCCCCGCTGAGGGCATCGGCGGCGACATCTACGCCATCGCGCCCCTGCCGGACGGCAGCACGGCCATGATGATCGCCGATGTCAGCGGGCATGGCGTGACGGCGGCCCTGATCTCCTCCATGGTGAAGACGTCCTTCGAGAGCCACCTGCGCCTGAGCCTGGATCCCCATGCCTGGGCCGTGGGCATGAACCAGGATCTTTCGCGGAACACCCTTGCCGAGCAGTTCGCGACGGCTTTCCTGGCGCACCTCGACCCCGCCACGGGCGAGATGGCCTACGTGGTGGCAGGCCACCCGGCGCCCTTCAGGATTCCCGCCGGAGGTGCCGGCAAACCGGAGCAGCTCACCGGCAAGGGGTTCATGCTCGGCATCGACGCGGATCTCCCGTTCAGCTCCCAGCGCGCCTCCTTCCATGCGGGGGACCGGCTGGTGATGTTCACGGACGGGCTGGAGGAGGTGGAGCGCGAGGACCGCACCTACCTCGGAGAAGAAGGACTCATGGGCTTCTGCTCGGATCTTCCGGCGGATGCGGAGGAAGCCGCGATGCGGCTCATCACCCAGGTCGAATCCTTCAACGGCCCGGCGGCCTTCAGCGACGATGTAACCTTGGTGGTGGTGGACCGGGTGGATTGA
- a CDS encoding DMT family transporter, protein MDGTVHPPRAKKHVLAVFGLLGTALVWGGTFAAVAYALRAGLSVHALLSLRFALGALALGAVLLALRMKPTRRELLDGLWLGLVCATLFWLQTDGLRFTTTAKSAFITGLYVIFTPMISVLVGDRLRASHGIGAALALTGLLLLVYQPGISFGGWNRGDSETLLNAMLVGVHIVLTGHFSRRGRGWVLAWSQVAVVGAVFSIAAACSPNPYGFQGAAAALHIPGLWIALAYLALLATTLAFYVQSAMQAHVSATETAVLFSIEPVFAALVAVSGWIPGIKEHLSPRQWAGAVLIVSATLLAELGPKLWKARAAGEEEAIG, encoded by the coding sequence GTGGACGGGACCGTTCATCCGCCACGCGCCAAAAAGCACGTCCTGGCGGTCTTCGGACTGCTGGGCACGGCCCTGGTCTGGGGCGGAACCTTCGCAGCCGTGGCCTACGCCCTGCGCGCAGGGCTTTCGGTCCATGCGCTGTTGAGCCTGCGGTTCGCGCTGGGGGCCCTGGCCCTGGGCGCGGTCCTGCTGGCCCTCCGCATGAAGCCCACCCGGCGGGAACTGCTGGATGGCCTTTGGCTGGGCCTGGTGTGTGCGACGCTCTTCTGGCTCCAGACGGATGGCTTGCGTTTCACCACCACGGCCAAATCAGCCTTCATCACGGGGCTGTACGTCATCTTCACCCCGATGATTTCCGTGCTGGTGGGGGACCGGCTCCGGGCCTCTCACGGCATCGGGGCGGCACTCGCGCTGACAGGCCTGCTGCTGCTGGTCTACCAGCCGGGCATCTCCTTCGGTGGCTGGAACCGTGGGGATTCCGAAACGCTCCTGAACGCCATGCTGGTGGGCGTCCACATCGTCCTGACGGGGCACTTCTCCCGCCGCGGCCGGGGCTGGGTGCTGGCCTGGAGCCAGGTGGCGGTGGTGGGGGCCGTGTTTTCGATCGCGGCCGCCTGCTCACCCAATCCCTACGGATTCCAGGGGGCTGCGGCTGCCCTCCACATCCCTGGCCTGTGGATCGCCCTGGCCTACCTGGCGCTGCTCGCGACCACGCTGGCCTTCTACGTCCAAAGCGCCATGCAGGCCCATGTGAGCGCCACGGAAACCGCGGTCCTGTTTTCCATCGAGCCGGTGTTCGCAGCCCTCGTCGCGGTCAGCGGATGGATTCCCGGCATCAAGGAGCATTTGAGCCCCAGGCAATGGGCCGGAGCGGTGCTCATCGTCAGCGCGACCCTCCTCGCGGAGCTGGGCCCGAAGCTATGGAAGGCCAGGGCGGCTGGAGAGGAAGAGGCCATCGGGTAG